TAATAGACCGATTATGATTATTTACGTGTAACAGCGGACGTAGACAACTTTCGGCTGCCGTGATAACAATGAAATAATAGATCCTAACCCTGTACAGAATGGAGATTGTGACCGAACTACAAGAAATATTAaccgatattttttttgttccacAGACCGCGAAGACGCCGCCAATCATCTTTAGAAAAAGCTTCGCCAGTATTCTCACTTAGTTGCGACCAGCTGTCCATCGGAAGCACACAAACCGCCTCCCCAGTGAAGTCCCTGCACAGTCTACCAGAGCGCTTATCCGAAAGTAGCGACAACTTGGACTACAGTGAGGAGACTAAATCGCGTCGGTGCAAAAGCTGCGAGGGTATGCTGGATGAACAACCCCACACCTTAGATACTCCCGTAGAAgcttccacgcagacgaaaagaaaaaaaaacttcatggACCGATGTGTGAACAAAGTTAGACTATGTTGATGATGTGCGACCCGTGAAACGATACGCTTGCAGTGTGTGCCTTGTAAATGGCTGCCTTATTGGACTTATCGCATATTTATGTGAATCTTATTTTAAAGTACAAAAGTGTGCACAATTgtgtatatatttgtgtatgtcgatgttaaaattatttgttagTTATACACGAATACAGGCTCGTAAATCCGCTGTTATTAGTAAGGGCGCGTTCACATTAGGCTTATAGTTTCTGTTTCACTGAAGTGTGAACCATCTCACTAAGCATCTAATGTTAGAAGTCTTCAAAATAAAGTTGCATAAACCGAGATCCTAAATGTGTATGTGCGCTGATAAGAAAAGCACAGTAACATGTTTAGTTGCTTTAAAAACTAGCTGTTGGAGCTAAGaatttatttatcaataaaattgtaatctcTGAGTGCATGAAGTGGATTGACCATTGAGATGTGACATGTAGTTGCTACCCTGCAGTGTTTCAAGAACACCGCACGAGGTGGCAACAATGTTGAATACAACAGTTTGCTATTCGTTGTAGTATGGCAAATTGCTTTTACGCTTTCCGACTTGCAATACATAATGTaatgaattatttaatttatatctcTCTATCTCTTCACTCTCTATACAAAATACATGTGAATTTATGGACATATTGTATTATTTCTTGTTTTAGTGTCTTGCCAATAAAGTATAATGTCAAATGAGTGGATTatacaaaattacaatatgCATATGTGATAGCTTAGATCTTTTAGAaattattatatgaaataatGAAATTGCTAGTTTTACCTGTTATTTAACTTTTCAGCACTGATTTCATTCTTCTTGTACCTTATATTGTTgaaaattgtacaaaattttACCTTAGAATAAATTGTTAATGAAGTCATTGATTATAATGAGTTAAccatattattatgattataaacataattatactttaccccttaaagatatatatttatgtactaGCTCTAACCGTGAAATAAAtggtattattaaaattatgagaCTTATTTTGGTGTTTTTATCCCTAATAGATTTAACCTCTTGATAATTTGTTTCCAAAATTTTCCAGCTTAAATTTAACTATGTGACATTGACAAAGATTCAAAAGGTAATTGAGGAACTATGTATTATGTGTAATATGCCAGTCGTCAGGACGATAAAGACAAACAAACAGCTTAAATATTCTCAGCAGCATAAGACCATGATTTCATAAATTTAGAAATTCTCACCTCTCCCAGGCTCAAATCTGAAAGTTACCCAGGGCCTGCAAACACTTTAACAGTCCCAGCCTTAGTAACGCACCAATGTTACCATAGAACAGAATTTCTACTACTAAACTACAGCTATtaattactactattactatcACTACTACTACTGCCTTAATTCTAAACACCACTaagggtctccccagatatatcTACGCGCAATTGGCAAAAGCCAATAGGAAAAAGTTTTATATCCgtgcaataagagcgaaaaagtcgcATGGGCCGGCGCCTGCCAACGCGTTGACAGTTTTTTGGCTCTTATTGTGCAGATGTAAAGCTTTTCCCTATCGGCTATTGCCGATTgcgcgtcgatatatctggggagaccctaACGACACATTTAAATCAAATGCTACACAAGTTTCAATAAGCTGCACACTGTTTACAACAATTTTTATGTACTTCAACAGCTTGGAGCATAATCTGACAATACTAAAaagttcatttatttacttacatacaCACTTCATGTTTCACCTTGCACCCTCCACTACACTTCATAAGCAtttcaccatttaaaaaaagtcataTACAGGTGTtttaatctgaaataaatgataatccatgttacaataataattacattttatttaaatatacataaatatataacaagtaATATAGATCAAACCTGATTTCTTAAAATTGCGATTATTCAACAATTTACTTTTAATGAAAACGAACACTCATCACAGTCAATAATCACCGATTGTTCATTATCATTTCTGTCCGTTTCCTTAAGCACATAATTTGAACCACATCTACACAAATAAGTATATACACCATCATCAAAATACATGTCTTTTAAACTTATAGCATCATATAGAAGAACTTCACAATTATTATGCTCTGAACTGGATAACTGTGCATCATACACTTTCCTTGATTCTGGATCCCGAAGGACATTCCACGCTTTTTGTATAAGCAGGAAACTGTCTTGATTACAACTTACTTTATCTGGATGGGTAGACAATACAAGACTTTGGTAACTCTTCTTCAGCTCTTCGTTTGAGGCAGTTCTATGACACTGTAGAACTTCGTAGTAATCAGGAAACTTTGATTCATTGCTAATATTAGCCATGATATTTTTGTATCAATGACAATTCATTACaatcattaatttaaattaattacgcacatgactttttaaatattgtaaattatattGTGATTTCAACTGCCAACTGCCAAGTAAAGTAGAAAAAAGTTAGTTTTGTTATGATTTGATCACACTGAATCACGTCCGTGGGTATAATTCATATTTGACAAGTTGACAACAAAACATAACCTCAAATTTTTCATGCTGCGTGTGGGGCTgtggcagtgttggccgaacgctaatgccattaaccattaaaaattaacaattaaaaaggttaatggccattaaccattagtcatttaattcggattaaatttttgagacgttaatggccattgaagttaattcggattaactttaattcggattaacttcaatggccattaaagtttcaaaaaattaatttgaattactctcaattgcattaacgtctaataaaattacattcgtgatattttaaaatgagacagcaaaatgaccctgactgaaccctggcagtagtagcagtacctacctactacctagtagaattctggtttggtgcaacacagacatacgcggttttggtcatttaaatcgtcttgatgagcacttcggagagccgtacccatgatagagctgatgctgaaccctggcagtacctaatggatctaaggtttggtgcaacataggcacacgctgttttagtcatctgacttgtcttgatgagcacttcggagagccatacccatgatagagctgatgctgaaccctggcagtacctaatggatctaaggtttggtgcaacataggcacacgctgttttagtcatccgactcgtcttgatgagcacttaggagagcagtacccatgatagagctgatgctgaaccctggcagtacctagtggatctaagttttggtgcaacataggcacacgctgttttagtcacccgactcgtcttgatgagcacttaggagagcagtacccataatggagctgatgctgaaccctggcagtacctagcggaactaaggtttggtgcaatataggcacacgctgttttagtcatccgactcgtcttgatgagcacttaggagagcagtacccatgatagagctgatgctgaaccctggcactacctagtggatctaaggtttggtgcaacataggcacacgctgttttagtcacccgactcgtcttgatgagcacttaggagagcagtacccataatggagctgatgctgaaccctggcagtacctagcggaactaaggtttggtgcaatataggcacacgctgttttagtcatccgactcgtcttgatgagcacttaggagagcagtacccatgatagagctgatgctgaaccctggcactacctagtggatctaaggtttggtgcaacataggcacacgctgttttagtcacccgactcgtcttgatgagcacttagtagagcggtacccatgatagagctgatgctgaaccctggcagtacctagtggatctaaggtttggtgcaacataggcacgcgctgtttaggtcgtccgactcgtcttgatgagcacttaggagagcagtacccatgatagagctgatgctgcaccctggcagtacctagtggatctaaggtttggtgcaaaataggcacgcgctgttttggtcatctgactcgtcttgatgagcacttaggagagcggtacccatgatagagctgatgctgcaccctggcagtacctagtggatctaaggtttggtgcaacataggcacgcgctgtttaggtcatccgactcgtcttgatgagcacttagaagagcagtacccatgatagagctgatgctgaaccctggcagtacctagtgggtctaaggtttggtgcaacataggcacacgctgttttagtcatccgactcgtcttgatgagcacttaggagagcagtacccatgatagagctgatgctgaaccctggcagtacctagtggatctaaggtttggtgcaacataggcacacgctgttttagtcacccgactcgtcttgatgagcacttagtagagcggtacccatgatagagctgatgctgaaccctggcagtacctagtggatctaaggtttggtgcaacataggcacgcgctgtttaggtcgtccgactcgtcttgatgagcacttaggagagcagtacccatgatagagctgatgctgaaccctggcagtacctagtggatctaaggtttggtgcaacataggcacgcgctgttaaGGTCGTCCGACATCCTCTTGATGAGCAcataggagagcagtacccatgatagagctgatgctgaaccctggcagtacctagtggatctatggtttggtgcaacataggcacccgctgttttagtcacccgactcgtctagatgagcacttaggagagcagtacccatgatagagctgatgctgaaccctggcagtacatagtggaactaaggtttggtacaacataggcacacgctgttatggtcatctcactcgttctaatgagcacttgggagagcagtacccatgatagagctgatgctgaaccctggcagtacatagtggaactaaggtttggtacaacataggcacacgctgttatggtcatctcactcgttctaatgagcacttgggagcgcaatatttgaatattatcttgAGATACTTATAAGATAGATGACATATACTTATGGCAGTAAGCAGTAGGTCCTAGTGGAGAATACAAAAGCGcttttttaagtataaatgAACTTTATTCCATTTAATAATTTACAGTGATCGCGGTACGTGTCGTTGAGTTCGGATCGGGAGCAGAAGAGAGCGAGTTGCCACATACAAATTAAAAGGCAACTGCAAAAATGttgctatataaaaaaatacttaagctAAGCTTACACTCTATATGTTTTGTATTAAACATAGTTGGGGCCAGGCAATATTACATACAGGTAAATATTGGACCCGCCATTAGGAATCTACATAGGACAAGTTCTTAAAACTACATTACGGGTAAAGGACATAACTTAGTTATGGCTCTACGAAatatcttattattaattttaacatcagCTACCCTTACTAATCCGTCCCTACCAGGGAACGTTTTTACTATTCGAGCCATTGGCCAATTTAATGGAGAGGTGTTCATATCCTTTACTATTACCAAATCACCTTCCTTTAAATTAGTTTGTTGGTATTTCCATTTGGGGCGGCTCTGAAGTTGGGTCAAATAACTTTGAGACCAAGTTTTCCAGAAGTCTTGCTTAAGCTTAGTGCACATTTTCCAAAATGAAACCCGATTTACTGGAGTTTCAGTGAGATCAATTTCTGGATAACTTGTTAAGGCTGCGCCACAAATGAAGTGTCCAGGAGTTATATAATCACAATCATTAGAAATAGCAGCAAGTATAGGTCTACTGTTCAAAATTCCTTCAATATCTATGATTACAGTATTAAATTGCTCATAGGTCAAACATAGATTGCCTACTATTCTTTTGAAGTGGTGTTTTACACTTTTGACACCACTTTCCCAAATTCCTCCAAATGTTGGAGAGTAACTCGGTATCcaattaaatgttatatatttgtctgAGCAAAATCTGTTGACAGAGTCTCTACAATCTTTGGAGGAGAATAGGTCATACAAGCCATTTAATGTATTACAAGCACCCTTAAAGGTTTTTGCATTATCACAAAATATATTTGTGGGCATGCCACGCCGAGATATAAATCGTTTAAGACATGCTAAGAAAGTTTCAGTCGTGAGATCAGAAACAAGTTCTAAGTGTATCGCTTTTACAGCAAAGCAAACAAAAAGTGCGATATAGCCTTTAGTAATAATAGGTTTTCTAATGCGAGAGACCTTCACGTTAAACGGACCGCAGAAATCAATTCCTACATGCTGAAAGGGTCTGCTCTGAGTGATTCTTTCTTTAGGGAGGTCTCCCATCAACTGCTTTGCTGCTTCAGCATTCATAcgtatacattttatacatttatgcaCCACCTTTTTTACCTCTCGTATACCATTTACAAGATGGTGTCTCTGAGATAGAGAGCCTAATACTAGCCTAGCGCCTGCATGCATAAGTCTTAAGTGCTCTCGTTCTATAATAAGATCGGTAATAAAGGAgtttttttggaagtatagatGGATGCCGCTTGTCATAAGACAGGTTCTCTGCATTTTGCAGCCTCCCCACGGCCCTAATTACTCCGTTTTTATCTAGGAATGCTAATTGATCACTAATTGTCACAGGCTTATTTTTTGAGAGCAGGACTAATTCTTTATCAAAATGCTCTGCCTGTGTACAACGTAAAATTTTCGTCATAGAGTCACGCAATTCCTTTGCAGTTAAGTTTCTGCTTGTTATTTTGTTGTCTTTGTTCAAGCAGTTATTATAAAATCTGTAAATAAAACCAACCACTTTTTGAAGTTTATTTATGTTGgaatattttcttaataaatcTAGAGGCTCTAAATTTGCGGTATGGCACAAAATTCCCTCTACATCGTCAGAAGACGAATCCAATGAAGCACTATGCGAGTCTATGCGTGTCATGATATCGTCATGATTAAACTCTTCTAAATTTGTATGTGTATGATTTACATTACAAAGACTAGGCGAACCATGCCACCATAGATCACACTCCTGCAGCTTATGCGGTTCAACTCCCCTTGATAATAAGTCAGCAGGATTATCTTTTGACCTAACATACAGCCATTGTGAGTTTTTAGTAAGCTCTACAATTTGTTTGACTCTATTTTTTACATATACAGTACTTTTTGCTGCCTCAGTCTTGATCCACCACAAAACAATTTGGGAATCACTATAGAGAAATGTTTTATGAGGAACTCTATCATTTAAAATCTTACTGACTCTACTTGCCAATTGCGCTAAAAGTAGAGCAGCAGAAAGCTCCAATTGAGGAATAGTGTGAGATTTAGAAAGTGGGGACACACGGCTTTTGGAACATATTAAGTTCACTTGAATCGAGCCATCAGTCATAAAAACTCTTAGGTAGAGACAGCTCCCGAAAGCCTTAATAGATGCATCGGCATACCCTACTAGCTCTACATGTGATACTAATTTATAGTTTACACATCtttctattttaatttgacCCATTTGCCttaaattttccaaaaactttGACCAGTATAGGAATTTTTCATTCGGGATTATTGAGTCCCAATCTTTATGCATAGAGCTATGGAGTTCTTGCATGAATAGTTTGGCCACCACGATTACCGGGCCAATTAAACCAAGTGGGTCAAACATTTTCCCTATAAAGCTGagaatttttctttttgtgttcaTTATGTTTGCCTCATCGATTGCAGGGCAAGAGAAAGTCAATTTGTCTGAATTTACctcgagtgtaagacctaaagTCTTCATGGTGTCATTTTGACCTATTTCTACACTATCAATTTGTCTGTGCTCAACTGGAATATCGCTCAAGACTGGAGCATGGTTCGAGCACCATTTATGTAACGAGAAACTACCTAATTTCAGAAGCTCTACAATTTGCTTTTTCAGCTCCTGAAGTGTCCCTACATCATCAGCACCAGTAAGCACATCATcaacaaatgtatttttataaatagccTGAGCGGCCAAAGGAAACTGATCCTTATGCATATTTGCTAGCTCATTTAGAGCTCTTGTAGCTAAAAATGTGCTCGATTTCAAACCGTATGTAACAGTTTGAAGCTGCAAGCAGTTGATAGGGTCTTTGGGCGACTCGCGCCATAAAATGTTTTGAAGTCCGCGTTGATgttcatttataaaaacattgcGAAACATCTTTTGAATGTcacaagttaaaataaatggatAAGTCCTGAACAAAATAAGAATATCAAAGAGCTCACTCTGTACAACAGGTCCGTTCAGCATGACTTGATTCAGCGATGTCCCATTTCTAGATTTCATCGATCCATCGAAGACCACACGATGATGTGAGGTTCGACTCGATGGATTAAAAACACAGTGGTGTCCTAGAAAAAACACAGGACCATTTAAATCATAACCCTCAATATCAACTATCTTTGCATGTCCTAATTCCAGATATAGGtcaataaattttttatattgttcaaATAGCAAAGGATCTTTTTGTAACCTTTTTTCTAACATTATGAATCTATTATAGGCAACAGAAAATGAGTCACCAAGGTCTAACTCTTCCATAGGGAAAGCTAATGGCATATCAACATAAAATCTATTGTCTTTAAGTGATACAGAgtactgaaatattttttcagcttGTTTAAATTCATCATTTGTAGATTTTTCCACTTCAGGAAGTTTTTCAGAGAGCCAGAATTGCTCCATTACATTTTCCAATTtttcaccatcagatatattattaactaaatttGTTACAATATTACATGTAGTACCTTCCTCGGGGATACTTCCTCCGACAATATATCCTAACATGGTATTCTGGAATACCGGTCCATTTTCAGTTTTTATGCAGCCCTGCAACAATATAGCAAAATAGATGTTGGCTGCAAGCAACAGAGGAATATCATTTCTTATGTAAAATGTGTCATCAGCTAAAGTTATATTTTGTGGAATATGATATTTAGATACATCTAATGATCTTTGAGGCAGTTTGGAAGTAATTTCATCACTAATATGacatttcaatattattttaacattattcTTACAAGATTGAAGAGTTAAAGTTACATACTCATTTACTTTACATAGTTGTTTACGGAAcccaataatattatttggctcAATCATAGGTTTTAGGCCAAGCCTGCTTACCAAATCTGATCGAATAAAACTGCCTTGAGACGCAGTGTCCAGCAATGCCTTGCATACCACCACTTCATTATTTTTGGTTGCTAATTTTACCTTTATGGTTGGAAGCAGAACACCACTATCGGACACACAATTTAAAATAGTATTAACAGCAATTTCAAACTCACCAGCATCAGATGATAGTGGCTGCTGACTGTCATCATTATTTATTCTGGGCTTCTCCACATTCACATTGCGCTCCTGATGCAGCAATGTGTTGTGGCCCTGTttacacattttacatttaaaagtaaatttacaTTTACCATCATGGTTATTGAGGCATACATTACACATGTGTTTTTCAGTTACATAAGATTGCCTCTGAGCAATaggtaacattttaaatatgggacaattatatatctgatggtCTTTGTTATCACAGTACCTACAGGGCGGCAACGACTTCGATACCACATTTGTAACCTTAGGTATTGATTTGTGAGTACCTTCATAGCAAGtacttttattataaacatGTTTGGTAGCACCATCATAGTAGGTACTATGTTTATTTGGATGACTATCTTCGAGCGCTATAGCACGCTTTTCTAAATATTCAATGAAACCAGCCATAGTAGGCATGGTGTCAGAGTCCCGGTCTAATTGATATGCCCGGTGTGTGAATTGATCTAACTTTCTAGTCAAAATTGATATTAAAAGCATGTCCCATTTATCGACGGGTTCATCTAAATTTTTTAATGCATGCATCTGTTGATTTATTTGTGAAACAAATGTTCGTATGGAAGCCGCTGTGCCCTTTTGTATATTCGAAATATCCAACAATATACCTATATGGTTTGCAACTAATCTAGCCTTGTTGTCAAATctcttttttaataattgaatTGCTTGTTTATATGACTCGTTCACCAATGGCAAGTTCAAAATAACCGCCAACGCATCCTCTTGTAGGTACTTTCTCAAATAAAAAAGCTTTTGCACATCAGACAGCGAGTTATTCTGATCGATAACAGCAGTAAATAAGTCGAAAAAGGGTTTAAACATAGTGAAATCCTTTCCATCGTAAAAGGGAATTTCTATTGTGGGCAACTTACATGTGGATGCGTTGTGGCAATCCGAAGTCACTTTTGTGTTTAACATTTTAAGAGAGCTGTTAatttttgctaatatggaatagTATTTGTCTTCAATTTCTCCCACCTGTTCACCATCGCCTTCATCAATGCTTAGGATGTCCATTTGCACCTTTTCGTAATCTTTTAAGGTGGAAATGAGCTTCTCTTTTCGCGCCTCTAATATATCGGCGCTGGCGGCTGCCAAACATACGGGATCCTTGACAAAATTGTCGATTCTCGTAATCGTTCCTTTACACTGCGAGCGTATAAcgcgtaatttttttaagttttccgTTTCGGTAGccattttaatgtttatttatgacGAACGAATGCACAAACACTT
This genomic stretch from Cydia strobilella chromosome 6, ilCydStro3.1, whole genome shotgun sequence harbors:
- the LOC134742047 gene encoding uncharacterized protein LOC134742047, whose translation is MATETENLKKLRVIRSQCKGTITRIDNFVKDPVCLAAASADILEARKEKLISTLKDYEKVQMDILSIDEGDGEQGHNTLLHQERNVNVEKPRINNDDSQQPLSSDAGLHKN